The Seriola aureovittata isolate HTS-2021-v1 ecotype China chromosome 7, ASM2101889v1, whole genome shotgun sequence genome includes the window GTATCCCAGGATGCTCTGTGTGGTTGGTGAACAGGTTTTGaaatgtggcagcagtgcaatgatGGGGTTTTGAGGTGTGTGCTTGCATCCATTTCTGGAATGTGTCTGTAGTTGTACGTTGGGGTTTGATGTTTTCCTTCGATGAAGAAGGGGCTCattgaggaggagaagatgagcACTTATCCAGAACGGCACAGGAGACGAGGAAGCCATGAATCTGGTTAGAACCTAGAAATGCAGAGTAAAATGAATGGGGATGAATGGAAATCAATAGTTGCTCCTCACAACCAGACAGTTTAAACGCTCCGCAAGAAGGTTATTTATATGATTTACTTAcctgcacatgcatgcacaatgTTCCAAACACCAGGAGGACTGTTGAATGtacaacatacacaaacacccTTGGGTTGAAGAATCCTGGTGTGGGTTTGTCAAGCCCTTTAGTTGCACTTGTCTCCCAAAGTCCAAGTCTCAGACAAAGTTCTGAATTAGCTTGAAAATATGCATAAGCTGCCATTATGCCAAGGGTAGCCATAGGTAGAGCCAGAATAAAGTTCGGTATCTGCTTCAGCTCAAAGTAACGGAGGAAGCCCACGTCCCAATACACGTCCTGGATATGAGAATAAAGTAGGGGCAAGGGTCTCATGCACCAGAGGGGTGGTGGACCATTTTCATCTGGAACCCGGTAGCCCTTCCGTTCAGCCAGCGACAGAAGAGCAGGGTGGATCCGCTCCAGGGAGACGGATGGTGTGCAAAACGTCCTATACCCATAGTACTGGAAAGCACAAAAGGGAAGGGCAATAATTGCAGTTCCCAAGAGAGAGGTGAGCAGGAGTCGAATGATGGCCCAAATGTAGTGGAAGACTTTAATGTGGCCTTTAGTCGTTGTACGATAAACACGAATCTGAGAAATGGCATGGAGCGATGGAAGATACAGTAGAAATCCTATGTTGACAAGTCCATTGGATCGTGCTGCAGTGGCTATACTGAGGGCCAAGCAGGCTCGGAAGGTGAATCCTTTCTCCAGGAGGAACAGACCACCAAAAGTGAGGGCAGCAAACAGGCTCTCCGAGTATCCAGCAGTCATGAAAACATTGGCTGGTGTGATGCAGTAGAGAAGGCTGGAGAGCAGAGCAAGACGTCTGTCCTGCAGGACTATTCTACTAAGTGCGTGCAAGGCGACCACACTCAGCAGGAAGAGGGCACTGTTCCCCAGAGCAACGGCCACCAACAGACGCCCCCGCACACTCAGCCAGCAGCTCAGGGGCCACAGCAGCGTCTCTGCCAAGCCACGGAGTACTACAGGgtagagggggaaaaaagcaaagtTGTGCTCATACAGGTATCCTCTCTCAGCAATGAAGAGGAAGTGCTCTGCATCCCAGTGAGAAAGACCACCCAATAACCACTCCACTGCAGAGTCCAAGTACAGAGGCTCTTCTGTCCGCGGGGGCCTGAATGCATCAGCTTCGTGGTCAGGGATGGCAGCATTCAAGACAGCCTGAGgagaaacattttatattattaaaatagaCCCTGTCACCGTAAGCAGAGTTTTGCAGTATAGACAAACAAGGCACACACAGGTGTACAGTCACTTTGTCTGTGACTTACTTGtctcatacagtatgttttcccCTGAGTGCTTTTCATTAGATACCACATACAGAAACATGTAAATGCCAAGACGATATGACTTAAACATTCGCGGGAAATGAAGCTTAAATGACGTTGTAACTACAAAGAGGGGACGCTAGGTAAGCAAATTGTATATTATCCAACTTGTCCAAAGCCTACCTGCAAGAACAGCGAGAGGCCCCTGGTGACTGTGGCAAACTCCAGAACTGCTCTGACATCCATGGTCATTGATGTGACGAACAAAATCTGAGAAAGCCGGTTATGACAGGCCTGAGCATTGTCGCTGCTACGAGGCAGTCACCGCTGGATTCGTCATAATTTCTATTAAACATAGCTAGCAGGGAAAAACCATTCAGCAAAATGAGATTCTGCGAGTATCTAGTTATCATTGGTCTGACAAATTTAGTAGAGGGTAAAGGCGGATTTTATTACGTAGCCACCCGTCGTCTAGCAGCATTTGTTTTCGCTCAGGTGCGATCTTTGTCTGcacatcctctcctcctgcagtggTCTGACTCGTTTTGACTGGCACTTTTCGCTTCCGGTGCAACTGCAAAatccatttcaaaataaaagctcgtGAGCTAAGACGAAGACAATCCTTGTGTCGTTTCTCCTGCATGCACAatgaagacatttatttttgtaaaagctGTATGCgttgtagcaaaaaaaaaaaaaataaaatcagaatgATAGTTTGGCTTCTTCTTCAATTCCTAACCTTCTGCTTTGATCACATTGTAACGCTGTTCGTACAATGACGGATGTGAgtattttttcctctccagcAGGCGGAGCTGCAGTCTCATggactgttttttttggtgCAAGTACATTATTCTTCCTTCAAAAATGAAGTTTTGTTTCCATCTCTTTAGTGTATTAAGTTTGAGTGGATCTGAGTTAAGATCACTTCCTAATTCACATGCCTTTGTCAGAAATCTCATAAatgtgaaattgttttgttgtttttatttttgtttatctgaTAAATGTATATGTTGATTGAAAATGTATATGAAATGGTTTCTAAGtggtttatttctgtttgacCCCTGATGCAAGTGTAAGCCAAAATGTTCAAAATTGATGTTGTGTAATACTGTTTCAATAAATAAGAGTATTCATACAAACAAAGCTTGTGTGCAGTCTTCCTCCCTCAAGCTTTATAAGTTAGTGAAATGACTGAGGCTGAAGTGCTTTTCTTACACTTGTGCAGtttactgaaacacagaaactgtAATAGGGTTAATACAAACCCAGTGAATTTCATATTAATGGATGAGTCAGCCAAGAGGGACCATGTTTCCTGAGCACAGAGGTCAGGACACTTATTTCTAAAATTCTTTTGGAGCTCATTTCGTGTGAATTCTcacatttgtttgttgatttgtttgtccAGAAGAGGTAATTATTCCAGAAGAACAAAACCATCAAACAGCTTACGAAGATTTAATGTACATTTATTCTTACCACGTGGAACATATAGTATAAAGATTTCATACTGAATAAATGATATTCATTGAGCCAAAAAAGGGAAAGGGAGGAATTTACATGTTGTCTTAGCTACATAGTCTGAAATACAAATATGCAGAATCCATGACTGGAGAAAAATTGTCAATGTGTACTTCATctagtttatttttgttgtacCAGGAGATAACAGGTTTGAGCCGTGTCTGCCGTACTACGGAGCTGTGGAGAGACCAGAGGAGTGGGTCTAATCGGCAGGGACTGGAGGTCACGGACCAAACTCACAAGTCAGCCTCCATCCCTCACCAATAATAAGTGTGAGAAtagtgacacagacagagacagacacagagaaaggaagTGTAATGTACAACATTATATATACACCACAGCAAAGCTGTATTTGAAGTTGAAAACCAGTCCTAAGAGGTGATTTCTTTTCATAAGGGTATTCATACAATCAAGGGATAAGAGGAGGTAAGGGTGTTGTAGGTTCTTGATACTTTGGGGAAGAAAGCCATTTTCTGTTTAACACCAAACTAAAATGACCTCAAAACTCTAGAAGAGCTGCATCGTCAGCTTCTGTGTGAAACGTGTGTTACAGAATGCTTACACTCAAGAGCAGTACGGTACAGAAAATGTCCTACAATCTACTGCACACTGCACAGGCCTCCCTGGTGAAGGTGTCTATTGACAGCAGTTTGTCTACTGTCGGGCTGACTGGTGAAAATCCAACTACAGCAACTATAACCAGTAGGCCACTTGTCAGTCTGCTTCACCTCTGAACGTCAACCAGTTACAGACTCATTGTGCCCTCGAGGGGAGAGCTAGGGCACACTGTGTCTCCCAAACTCACTGTAAACGAGACAGCAACTTTggttacagtttttgtttttcagctatttatttattcatttatttatctttattaaaaagTACTTTCCCCCAAGTGCAGAACAGTCTCCCAACCGTggtgctctgctctgtgtcGTCCAGTTGGCATTCATGTTGCAAGTAGTGTCACTTTGTGGGCATCTCTCTGGTTTGTAATCCACCACAGCTCTGTGATTACCCTCCTCCAGCAAGGACGGCCTGGGGAGGGCTCAGAGAATGGAATCTGAAGGATtttcataaattaaagacaGTCACTTGAACTTTCCTTGCCCTGTTACACACACAAGCCAGGTTACCAGGGAAGAGGGGATTGGGGATAAAACCCCCAAAAAGTGGAGCCAAGGCTCCCTACAGCTGTCATGACTGGCCAATCAAAAAGAGTACATCACAGATAACATGAGAAACCAGCGAGTTCATTAGGGGAGACACTGAAAGGTCGAGGAGTCGGGACTCGTGTAGTGTGAACTCTGAGTGGTTCTCCTCCACCTTGGCTAAGGCGTGCAAAGCCCGGGCAGCTCGCCGCATCATGTCCGGGCTTGTGGGCTCGAAGTGCATCCCCTGTAGGTGTAGTAGAGAGCTCTGGCTCTGCTGAAGCTGTGTGGCAGCCAGACTATCCTCCAGGAAACCCAGCAAGTTGCCCACACTGCCCTTCTGAACAGCGACTGCTCGGGCTGCCATAGTATCACCCTGGGCCAGGTTGGCCAGTAGGACCACGGCCATCTCCCTGCAGACTGCAACCTTCCTGTCTCCGATTAGCCGCACCAGGTTTCCGTATAGCTTCTCCAACCGACTGAATGGTGGAGTGGCCAAGATGAGGTCCACATTGTTGTCTTGGATGCTTAATTTGCTTAGCGTCTCCAGAACCAGTCTCTGAGGTGACAAAGCACTGTGGGGGCCCAATGTGGGGAAGGGGTCCTGGGCCTCTGCTGAGGGGCAGACAGCCCAGTGGAGAAGACCATCCAACAGAGGCAAGCAGATGCTCTCGGGGTAGACGGAAAGGTCCAGTTGGCCTGAGATGTTTGCCAAAGTGACCAGTGTGTTCTCCCTCAGGAGCTCCAAGCAGTCCCACCACCATTCATCCCTTTGGCCCACTCCCTCATCTGAATCCTCATCTTTCTCGTAGGTGAGTGGGGCCTGTTTGCGTTCAGGGTGCCTGTGGTGGAGCAGGATCAGGCGAcccagtagcagcagcagccctgGATGCTTGGACATCTCGTGGTCATTGCCTGGCACAAAGGAGAGGCTGCGGACAATATTGGAGATACAAATGCAGCGGCGGGCTAAAGAATCCTGCCAGTTAGCCAGTGCAATGAGCGGCCCCTCATCTTTACTGTGAGGCTCGTCCTCCAGGATGGTGCCAGTCTGCTGTGCCTGCTGGGCTAAAACACTGCCGGAGAAAAGGATTGGTCTATTATTCTCCTGGTGACTTGTCGCACCTTTCTCGACTGTCTTTGTCTCAGAATTcgttttcctctcctcctcgctgCTGAGTGAGGGGCTGGCCTTCTCCGAGACTGTTGCTTTGTCTGAGGAAGATGTGTCTTTTGGCCTTTCTTCTTCATCCTGAtgcttccttttctcctcctcggTTGGCAAACAGTTTTCCCGTATGTCTTCTTCTGGGACTCGTCTCTTCAGCAAAACTGGGGGCACAGGTATTCGTTCTCGGGGTTCCAAGAAGTCTTTGCGTGGTTCAAAGTGGGTCTGGATGTGTTCTGTTGAGTCTCCCCCTCCAGCACTCCAATGAAGTAACCCACTGTCAAACTCTTGCGGTTTGCTGTGATTGTTAGACTGGCCAGCCACAAATGGGTCTCTCTTTCGTACCACCTTTAGGGGAAACTTGTCAAACTTGCTGGCCTGTTTGGGTCTCTCGTGGGCAGGTAAGGATTGCGATGAGCCCGTCTGTTCAGATGAGGAACccttgctcttcctctcctcatcttctGTCTTCTCATCTCGACCCCGAGATTTAGAGCACTGCTCTtgctcctcctccactttcACGTGAGCCGGCCCCTCAGTTTCTCgttcctcctcttcttcgtcatcttcttcctcttgttccATGTCCTCAGCCCGTGGCTCCTCTTCTTCCGTGCTGTCCCAGTCTCGTTTCAAGGCATCAGGATCAAGTAGTGTCCTCTGGCCAGGATCTCCAACCTCATACTCCCGCAGAATGCCAAAGATTTCAATGAGGCAGCGTCTGAAATACTCAACCACCAATTCTAGTAGGCCAGGCAACtgaggaaagggaaaaaagatagaaaatatTAGACACGATGACCATGCATGATGTTCTGCTATAAACTATCGGTAAGGGCTCGATGTCAAGTCTCACCGTGTTGAGATCAAAGGTGGAAATACTGCTGTCATCATACAGGAGTATGTTGATGGTATCTAAGGCCCATGTACTCTCAGCCAATAAACCGGACTTTAATGACATCATAACTCTCCAGGCCTCCGGCGTTCCTAAGAAATCAGGACAAAAAACAAGTAGTACCAAGTATTCTCTGAGCATGACGCTCACAAATgtcaataataatgatcaatGACACAAGATGCTTTCCCTATTCGTGATCTACAATCATACCGATATCTTTCATGGTGAGTCTCCGACGTGGTTTCAGGACAGGATGAGTAGCTTCTATAGAGCCCGGGGGAAAAGGCATGTCTCGCCTTATTAGAGGCGACTGCACCGGAGGGGGCACTATGTGAGATGCAGGCACTGGAGGGCCAGCCTTCTGCATCTTCATTACTCCGTGCATGTAGGGAGATTTACTAGGTGATGTCCTGCTCTCCATGGGGCGGGGCATGGAGGCCGGGCTGGACACCTGTGGAATGTGGTTCTGCACACCCTGAGGGGGCTGGTAGTTGGACTGTACTGAACGAGGCATGGGTTGGCCAGGCCCTGTTGGACCATAGGGAGGCTGCCGCGGGCCCATCTGACCCCCCCACTGGCCATCATGATTCATGCGTTgttctgatgacatcatctcctCTGAGCGGTTCATGCCAGGGTAACCGGGTCCCTGGGGTGGACCCCCAGGGCCACCTTGCCTGCTGGGGTAGTTCTGATAGTTCATGTCTCGAGGTCCCTGCCACATGCCTCCCTGAGGACCCTCAGGGCCTGACTGCATCATCTGAGGGGGCATGCTGGGCTGAGCGTTGGGCCCTGTCGCTCCCTGCATCCGTTCACGACCAAAGGGGAAGGGGAACTGATTGCCTGGGCCAGGTGGACGCCGATCAGAGCCGGGGTAGGGCCCACTGCCGCTGTACTGATTGTACGACTCCGG containing:
- the pigv gene encoding palmitoyltransferase ZDHHC18-A: MTMDVRAVLEFATVTRGLSLFLQAVLNAAIPDHEADAFRPPRTEEPLYLDSAVEWLLGGLSHWDAEHFLFIAERGYLYEHNFAFFPLYPVVLRGLAETLLWPLSCWLSVRGRLLVAVALGNSALFLLSVVALHALSRIVLQDRRLALLSSLLYCITPANVFMTAGYSESLFAALTFGGLFLLEKGFTFRACLALSIATAARSNGLVNIGFLLYLPSLHAISQIRVYRTTTKGHIKVFHYIWAIIRLLLTSLLGTAIIALPFCAFQYYGYRTFCTPSVSLERIHPALLSLAERKGYRVPDENGPPPLWCMRPLPLLYSHIQDVYWDVGFLRYFELKQIPNFILALPMATLGIMAAYAYFQANSELCLRLGLWETSATKGLDKPTPGFFNPRVFVYVVHSTVLLVFGTLCMHVQVLTRFMASSSPVPFWISAHLLLLNEPLLHRRKTSNPNVQLQTHSRNGCKHTPQNPIIALLPHFKTCSPTTQSILGYFVSYWVLGLALHCNFLPWT